In Fusarium oxysporum f. sp. lycopersici 4287 chromosome 2, whole genome shotgun sequence, a genomic segment contains:
- a CDS encoding FKBP12-rapamycin complex-associated protein: protein MIVTDLSCRDFQTGLSYVAVSRVKTLEGLMLDAPFDRNHLVYGSPPDGMKMKMRDQELRKRQVLTRSPYMIYNTKNGHGTGSNAQSLIKPYVEPMISVLLPKAKDNNPSVAATILKAIGELATVGGEDMMPYKDKLMPVVLDALQDQSSNVKREAALHALGQLASNSGYVIQPYIEYPQLLEILQSIIRTEGQRVPLRQETIKLIGILGALDPYKHQAEERTPDSRRGEANQLTDISLMMTGLTPSNKEYFPTVVINALLQILKGFSLVQHHAAVIEAIMNIFRTLGLECVSFLDRIIPAFLQVIRSATSTRLESYFNQLATLVSIVRQHIRNYLPLIVEILQEYWHTSPSLQTTILSLVEAISRSLEGEFKIYLAGLLPLMLGVLDKDTSAKRTPSERVMHAFLVFGASAEEYMHLIIPVIVRTFEKHGQPTFVRKQAIDTIGKISRQVNLNDFAAKIIHPLTRALDMGEPLLRTAALDSLCALIQKLGKDYLHFMGAVNKVINQHQIQHSNYELLVSKLQKGEVLPQDLSSGAGFADGADEPPFADQGTKKLEMNAIHLKAAWDTKGKSTKEDWQEWLRRFSITLLTESPNHALRACASLASVYLPLARELFNSAFVSCWSELYEQFQDELIQNIESAIKSESVPPDLLGLLLNLAEFMEHNDKALPIDIRVLGKEAACCHAYAKALHYKELEFLQDQSSGAVEALIVINNQLQQSDAAIGILRKAQLYKEGIQLRETWFEKLERWEEALAFYNKREEEVPKDQAIPVDIVMGKMRCLHALGEWEALASLTGSTWANSTPEVQRMIAPLATAAAWGLNKWDSMDNYLSSLKRYSPNRSFFGAILALHRNQFREAIACVQQAREGLDTELSALVSESYNRAYQVVVRVQMLAELEELIVYKQCDEKKQAIMRRTWETRLKGCQRNVEVWQRMLRLRAIVIAPTENMHMWIKFANLCRKSGRMGLAEKSLKQLIGTDAPLVSTIPYWSEQRQPGPGPRNAPAAQVIYAVLKYQWELGQQLPANKKANIPEKTLYCLRKFTNDAAHRLEVAKTHLNAQAGSEVNITGDYGFQNQMDPTLMSPQTQRALYDQTVLLAKCYLRQGEWLIALDKDDWQYTQVQDILTSYSQATKYNPRWYKAWHAWALANFEIVQTLTTGNEGHLPRTDHNMVIDHVVPAVKGFFKSIALSQGSSLQDTLRLLTLWFTHGGSADVNTAVTEGFANVSVDTWLEVIPQLIARINQPNKRVQQSVHNLLADVGRAHPQALVYPLTVAMKSWQNTRRSRSAAQIMDSMRQHSANLVAQADTVSHELIRVAVLWHELWHEGLEEASRLYFGDHNIEGMFATLEPLHELLERGPETLREISFAQAFGRGLKEAQDWCRQYETSQDINDLNQAWDLYYQVFRRISRQLPQVTTLELIYCSPKLLNAKNLNLAVPGTYKSGQPIIRIMSFDTTSSVINSKQRPRKLNINGSDGKLYAFLLKGHEDIRQDERVMQLFGLCNTLLAYDSECFKRHLNIQRYPAIPLSQNSGLLGWFPNSDTLHVLIREYRESRKILLNIEHRIMLQMAPDYDNLTLMQKVEVFGYALDNTTGQDLYRVLWLKSKSSEAWLERRTNYTRSLGVMSMVGYILGLGDRHPSNLKLDRVTGKILHVDFGDCFEVAMKREKYPERVPFRLTRMLTYAMGVSNIEGSFRITCENVMRVLRDNKESVMAVLEAFIHDPLLTWRLTNAASPTGPNFRSDRDAAMPVPGGVRARRASILDSDVAPSELLNAPEASIQICARARTNSSAGEAMTNGGAPEVESQNARAV, encoded by the exons ATGATCGTGACGGATCTCTCCTGCCGGGACTTTCAGACCGGTTTAAGCTACGTGGCTGTCTCTCGTGTAAAAACGCTTGAGGGTTTGATGTTAGATGCGCCATTTGATCGTAATCACCTGGTCTACGGGTCTCCCCCGGATGgcatgaagatgaagatgagggatcAGGAGCTTAGGAAACGACAGGTTCTTACACGGAGTCCTTACATGATATATAATACCAAGAATGGCCATGGCACTGGATCA AATGCGCAATCACTTATCAAGCCATACGTTGAGCCCATGATCTCAGTCCTTCTCCCGAAGGCGAAGGACAACAACCCTTCGGTTGCCGCCACGATTCTCAAGGCCATTGGCGAGCTTGCTACCGTGGGTGGCGAGGATATGATGCCTTACAAGGACAAATTGATGCCAGTCGTTCTTGATGCGTTACAGGACCAAAGCTCCAACGTAAAAAGAGAGGCTGCTCTGCATGCTTTAGGACAACTCGCAAGTAATTCAGGATACGTTATCCAACCATACATCGAATATCCTCAACTGCTCGAAATTTTACAGAGTATCATCAGAACCGAAGGACAACGCGTGCCCTTGCGACAGGAGACCATCAAGCTGATAGGTATCCTGGGTGCACTCGACCCTTACAAACACCAG GCCGAAGAACGAACTCCCGATTCCCGACGAGGCGAGGCCAACCAATTGACCGACATTTCTCTCATGATGACCGGACTGACACCCTCTAACAAAGAGTACTTCCCGACTGTTGTGATTAATGCTCTTCTCCAGATCTTGAAGGGCTTTTCATTGGTTCAGCACCACGCGGCTGTGATTGAAGCTATTATGAACATCTTCCGCACCCTGGGCTTGGAGTGTGTTTCGTTCCTTGATAGAATCATACCGGCATTCCTCCAGGTGATACGATCGGCCACTTCCACGAGACTCGAGTCTTACTTCAACCAACTGGCCACTCTCGTCAGCATCGTGCGGCAACATATAAGAAATTATCTTCCATTAATTGTCGAGATTTTGCAGGAGTACTGGCACACCTCGCCATCACTACAGACCACCATCTTGTCGCTTGTAGAGGCCATTTCGAGGTCGCTTGAGGGTGAATTCAAAATTTACCTCGCTGGTTTGCTACCCTTGATGCTTGGTGTCCTCGACAAGGATACTTCTGCCAAGCGAACACCGTCGGAGAGGGTGATGCACGCTTTTTTGGTGTTTGGTGCCAGTGCCGAGGAGTACATGCATCTCATCATCCCCGTCATTGTCAGGACGTTCGAGAAGCATGGCCAACCTACATTCGTCAGGAAGCAGGCTATCGATACAATCGGTAAGATTTCTCGCCAGGTGAATCTTAATGACTTCGCTGCGAAAATCATTCACCCTCTTACACGTGCTTTGGACATGGGCGAACCTCTACTCCGTACTGCTGCTCTAGATTCGCTCTGTGCGCTCATCCAAAAGCTGGGCAAAGACTATCTACACTTTATGGGGGCTGTGAACAAGGTCATCAATCAGCACCAGATTCAGCACTCCAACTACGAGCTGCTTGTGAGCAAGCTTCAGAAGGGGGAGGTTCTGCCACAAGATTTGAGCTCTGGTGCTGGCTTTGCCGATGGCGCAGACGAGCCTCCTTTTGCGGATCAAGGCacgaagaagttggagatgaaTGCTATCCATTTGAAGGCTGCCTGGGATACCAAAGGCAAATCTACAAAGGAGGATTGGCAAGAGTGGCTACGACGGTTCAGTATAACACTGCTTACCGAATCACCGAACCACGCACTTCGAGCTTGCGCCAGCCTCGCCAGTGTGTATTTACCTCTCGCTCGTGAGCTCTTCAACTCAGCGTTCGTGTCTTGCTGGAGCGAGCTTTATGAACAATTCCAGGACGAGCTCATCCAGAACATTGAGAGCGCTATAAAATCCGAGAGCGTCCCGCCCGATCTGCTTGGTCTCCTACTTAACCTCGCCGAGTTTATGGAGCATAATGACAAGGCTTTGCCGATCGATATTCGAGTTCTCGGTAAGGAGGCAGCTTGCTGTCACGCGTATGCAAAGGCCTTGCACTACAAGGAACTCGAGTTCCTGCAAGACCAGAGCAGCGGTGCAGTCGAAGCCCTGATCGTTATCAACAATCAGCTACAACAGTCCGATGCTGCCATTGGTATTCTCCGCAAAGCTCAGTTATATAAGGAAGGCATCCAGCTGCGAGAAACCTGGTTTGAGAAGCTGGAGCGTTGGGAAGAGGCACTTGCGTTTTATAATAAGCGTGAGGAGGAGGTGCCTAAGGATCAAGCTATACCCGTTGATATTGTCATGGGTAAGATGCGATGTTTGCATGCTTTGGGAGAGTGggaggctttggcttctttgacCGGTAGTACTTGGGCCAACTCTACGCCTGAGGTTCAGAGAATGATTGCACCGCTTGCGACAGCCGCTGCGTGGGGTCTGAACAAGTGGGATTCCATGGACAACTATCTCTCATCGCTCAAGAGATACTCACCTAATCGATCATTCTTTGGTGCGATTTTGGCACTCCATCGCAACCAGTTCCGCGAGGCGATTGCCTGTGTTCAGCAAGCTCGCGAAGGCCTAGATACCGAGTTAAGTGCATTGGTTAGTGAGTCATACAACCGGGCATACCAGGTCGTCGTTCGGGTGCAAATGCttgctgagcttgaagagctcaTCGTCTACAAGCAATgtgacgagaagaagcaggccATCATGAGACGCACCTGGGAGACACGACTGAAAGGTTGTCAGAGGAACGTCGAGGTTTGGCAGCGAATGCTCAGGTTACGTGCCATTGTGATCGCGCCGACCGAGAATATGCATATGTGGATCAAGTTTGCAAACCTTTGCCGCAAGTCTGGACGAATGGGACTGGCTGAGAAGTCACTAAAGCAACTTATTGGAACTGACGCTCCTTTGGTATCCACGATTCCCTACTGGAGTGAACAGCGACAGCCAGGACCTGGTCCAAGGAACGCACCAGCTGCACAGGTCATCTACGCTGTGCTCAAGTACCAGTGGGAACTCGGGCAGCAGTTGCCTGCTaacaagaaggccaacaTTCCCGAGAAGACACTGTATTGTCTGCGCAAGTTCACTAATGATGCTGCTCATCGTTTGGAGGTTGCTAAGACTCACCTGAATGCACAAGCTGGTAGTGAGGTCAACATCACTGGCGACTATGGGTTCCAGAACCAGATGGACCCTACTCTCATGAGCCCACAGACTCAGCGAGCACTGTATGATCAGACGGTCCTGTTGGCCAAATGCTACTTGCGACAGGGAGAATGGCTAATTGCGCTCGACAAGGATGATTGGCAATATACTCAGGTTCAGGATATTCTCACATCGTATTCTCAGGCGACTAAGTATAATCCTCGCTGGTATAAAGCCTGGCACGCTTGGGCGTTGGCCAACTTTGAGATCGTTCAGACTCTCACAACTGGAAACGAAGGACACTTGCCAAGGACGGATCACAACATGGTGATTGACCACGTTGTTCCGGCTGTCAAGGGCTTCTTCAAATCTATCGCACTCTCACAGGGAAGTTCGCTGCAGGATACTCTCCGACTGCTCACACTCTGGTTTACGCATGGTGGAAGCGCAGATGTCAACACAGCTGTTACAGAAGGCTTTGCTAATGTCAGCGTCGACACCTGGCTCGAAGTGATTCCTCAACTGATCGCACGAATCAACCAGCCTAACAAGCGAGTTCAGCAGTCAGTGCATAACCTTCTTGCCGATGTTGGACGAGCTCATCCGCAGGCTTTGGTTTATCCCCTCACTGTCGCAATGAAATCTTGGCAGAACACACGCCGATCCCGCTCTGCAGCTCAAATTATGGATAGTATGCGGCAGCATAGCGCAAACCTGGTCGCCCAAGCTGACACGGTCAGTCATGAACTGATTCGTGTAGCTGTCTTGTGGCATGAACTCTGGCATGAGGGACTGGAAGAGGCTTCGCGTTTGTACTTTGGTGATCACAATATTGAGGGTATGTTTGCAACACTCGAGCCTTTgcatgagcttcttgagcgcGGTCCTGAGACTCTTCGTGAGATCTCTTTCGCACAAGCGTTCGGCCGAGGCCTCAAGGAGGCGCAAGATTGGTGTCGACAGTACGAGACAAGTCAAGACATCAACGATCTGAACCAGGCGTGGGATCTGTATTATCAGGTATTCCGCAGAATAAGTAGGCAGCTACCTCAGGTTACCACCCTGGAGTTGATATACTGCTCGCCTAAGCTCCTCAACGCCAAGAACTTGAACCTGGCAGTTCCCGGAACATACAAGAGCGGACAGCCTATCATAAGGATAATGTCCTTCGATACGACGTCTAGTGTTATCAACTCTAAGCAGCGCCCACGaaagctcaacatcaacgGTAGTGACGGAAAGTTGTACGCTTTTTTGCTAAAGGGCCATGAGGATATTCGCCAGGACGAACGAGTTATGCAGCTGTTCGGCCTATGCAATACCCTTCTGGCTTACGACTCTGAATGCTTCAAGCGCCATCTTAACATTCAGCGCTACCCTGCCATCCCTCTGTCGCAGAATAGCGGTCTGCTCGGGTGGTTTCCCAACAGCGACACTCTTCACGTTCTTATTAGGGAGTATCGTGAGAGCCGCAAGATTCTGCTTAATATTGAACATCGCATCATGCTTCAGATGGCGCCTGACTACGATAACCTGACCTTGATGCAGAAAGTCGAGGTGTTTGGTTATGCACTGGATAACACCACCGGACAAGACTTGTACCGTGTTCTCTGGCTCAAGTCAAAGTCTTCTGAGGCTTGGCTTGAAAGACGAACGAACTACACTCGCTCTCTGGGTGTCATGTCCATGGTGGGATATATTCTGGGTCTAGGTGATCGTCATCCTTCCAACTTGAAGCTTGATCGTGTCACTGGAAAGATCCTTCATGTCGATTTCGGTGATTGTTTCGAGGtggcgatgaagagagaAAAGTACCCCGAGAGGGTTCCTTTCCGTCTTACTCGCATGTTGACCTACGCTATGGGGGTCAGCAATATTGAGGGTAGCTTCAGAATTACATGCGAGAACGTAATGAGAGTTCTACGCGACAACAAAGAAAGCGTCATGGCTGTTCTCGAAGCA TTCATTCATGATCCCCTCCTTACATGGCGCTTAACGAATGCCGCATCCCCAACAGGCCCCAACTTCCGCTCCGACAGAGACGCAGCAATGCCTGTCCCCGGCGGTGTCCGCGCCCGCCGTGCCTCCATTCTCGACAGCGACGTAGCACCCTCCGAACTCCTCAATGCCCCCGAAGCATCAATCCAGATATGCGCACGCGCTCGCACAAACAGTTCAGCAGGCGAAGCCATGACAAACGGCGGCGCACCCGAAGTAGAAAGTCAGAACGCGCGAGCTGTGTAG
- a CDS encoding endoglucanase (At least one base has a quality score < 10), with protein MCMTLIAWSTTATDNGYVAPDAFSSADIICHRGAKNAKGHAKVKAGDQIYIKWTNWPESHKGPAIDMLASCDKETLKFFKIDEVGLVKAGNPGTYGSDELIANDNGWLVQIPENIKAGAYVLRHQIIALHGGFQEDGAQNYPQCFNLEIEGSGTEQPKGILGTELYKPDDKGIKFDIYSNPTSYAIPGPALTKGAVEVTQGKLAEKSQGTPTTDYDSGSDSGSGSGSAAPATPSKTEAPVAGTPAAAPVETSSAAQEPSTPVQTSAPATPKPAKTGCKSKRSSKKARRHARDLMN; from the exons ATGTGCATG ACCCTCATCGCCTGGTCAACCACCGCTACCGACAACGGTTATGTCGCACCTGATGCCTTCAGCTCTGCAGACATCATTTGCCACCGCGGTGCTAAGAACGCCAAGGGCCatgccaaggtcaaggccgGTGACCAGATCTACATCAAGTGGACCAACTGGCCCGAGAGCCACAAGGGACCTGCCATTGACATGTTGGCCTCTTGCG ACAAGGAGAccctcaagttcttcaagatcGACGAGGTTGGTCTCGTCAAGGCCGGTAACCCCGGCACCTACGGCTCTGACGAGCTCATTGCTAACGACAACGGCTGGCTCGTTCAGATCCCTGAGAACATCAAGGCCGGTGCCTATGTCCTCCGTCACCAGATCATTGCTCTCCATGGTGGTTTCCAAGAGGACGGTGCCCAGAACTACCCTCAGTGCTTCAACCTCGAGATCGAAGGTTCCGGCACTGAGCAGCCCAAGGGTATTCTTGGAACTGAGCTGTACAAGCCCGACGACAAGGGCATCAAGTTCGACATCTACAGCAACCCTACCAGCTATGCCATCCCCGGCCCTGCTCTGACCAAGGGTGCTGTTGAGGTCACCCAGGGCAAGCTCGCTGAGAAGTCCCAGGGTACTCCCACCACTGACTACGATTCCGGTTCTGACTCtggctccggctccggctctGCCGCTCCCGCTACTCCCTCTAAGACTGAGGCTCCCGTCGCTGGTACCCCCGCTGCTGCTCCCGTTGAGACTTCCTCTGCCGCCCAGGAGCCTTCCACTCCTGTCCAGACTTCTGCCCCTGCTACCCCTAAACCCGCCAAGACTGGCTGCAAGTCTAAGCGCAGCAGCAAGAAGGCTCGCCGTCACGCTCGCGACCTCATGAACTAA